One Pullulanibacillus sp. KACC 23026 DNA segment encodes these proteins:
- the hpaB gene encoding 4-hydroxyphenylacetate 3-monooxygenase, oxygenase component: protein MAIATGQDYIKRIDELGAEIWFEGQKITEKLSTHKAFKGLIHSQAALYDLQHHPDYQKLLTYETESKDLAATAYLPPKTKEDLEKKRLAVQTIAKQSFGMLGRSPEYMNTVLMTLGTSADCLKGQNEQCAENMRNYYRYIRDHDLSLTHTFILPQTNRSSFHIEDPDSIIAARIIDQNEKGIVIHGARLLATQGPTTDEILVFPSGAQLPHNSFFEPMAFAFALPSNTPGLKYVCRESFDYGKSAFDHPLGSRFEEMDTIVIFDHVTVPWDRVFLHGNIEVNNRLYKESDFAAHTIHLILSKNIIKIEFLLGLMESMIRTIKIGEYQHVHEKITECLIALETFKGLVLSSEHSASLNKWGVMTPDIKPLEAGSIYYPKLYPRLIEIIKLLGASGLMSLPTEADFKSPEIGDALRHYLQTPDSNGEEKVRLFRLAWDASLSAFGGRQELYERFFFGDPVRKAGTFYKSYPLDDYVKDIERFLHSSEQKN, encoded by the coding sequence ATGGCGATTGCAACAGGGCAGGACTATATTAAGCGCATTGACGAGCTTGGAGCCGAAATCTGGTTTGAAGGACAGAAGATTACGGAGAAGCTATCCACACACAAAGCATTTAAAGGGCTTATTCACTCACAGGCAGCCTTATATGATTTACAGCATCACCCTGACTATCAAAAGTTGTTAACCTATGAAACGGAATCAAAAGATCTCGCGGCAACAGCCTATCTCCCCCCAAAGACCAAGGAAGACTTAGAGAAAAAACGATTAGCGGTGCAAACCATAGCAAAGCAATCCTTTGGCATGCTTGGACGATCTCCTGAATATATGAACACGGTCCTAATGACGCTCGGTACATCAGCGGATTGCCTTAAAGGGCAAAATGAGCAATGCGCGGAAAATATGAGGAATTATTATCGTTATATTAGAGATCATGATCTGAGTTTGACACATACGTTCATTCTTCCACAGACCAATCGTTCGTCTTTTCATATTGAAGATCCTGACTCGATTATTGCAGCAAGAATCATTGATCAGAATGAGAAAGGAATTGTGATTCATGGGGCTCGTCTTTTAGCCACACAAGGTCCGACAACAGATGAAATTTTAGTTTTCCCATCAGGCGCACAGCTTCCTCACAACTCATTTTTCGAACCGATGGCCTTTGCCTTTGCTCTTCCAAGCAACACCCCTGGTCTGAAATATGTTTGTCGTGAGAGCTTTGATTATGGCAAATCTGCCTTTGATCATCCTCTTGGCAGTCGTTTTGAGGAAATGGATACGATTGTCATCTTTGATCACGTAACCGTACCTTGGGACCGAGTTTTCTTGCATGGCAACATTGAGGTCAATAACCGGTTATATAAAGAAAGTGATTTTGCAGCCCATACCATCCACTTAATTTTAAGCAAAAATATTATTAAAATTGAATTCTTACTCGGCTTAATGGAATCCATGATTCGGACCATCAAAATTGGAGAGTATCAGCATGTCCATGAGAAAATCACTGAATGCCTGATTGCGCTAGAGACATTTAAGGGACTTGTACTATCCTCCGAGCATTCAGCTTCACTTAATAAATGGGGTGTGATGACACCAGACATAAAGCCGCTAGAGGCCGGGTCGATTTATTATCCCAAGCTCTATCCACGATTGATTGAAATCATCAAATTACTAGGCGCTTCTGGTTTGATGAGTCTGCCCACGGAAGCGGATTTTAAATCACCTGAGATCGGGGACGCGCTTCGTCATTATCTGCAAACCCCTGATTCTAACGGAGAAGAAAAAGTTCGACTGTTTCGTTTAGCCTGGGATGCCTCACTCAGTGCATTTGGAGGAAGACAAGAGCTCTATGAACGCTTCTTCTTTGGTGATCCCGTTCGAAAAGCCGGTACTTTCTATAAGTCCTATCCGCTTGACGATTATGTCAAAGATATTGAGCGCTTTCTGCATTCGTCAGAACAAAAAAACTAG
- a CDS encoding acyl-CoA dehydrogenase family protein — MTDLFVRDEQDQKWKHLAQGLADEFKEKAKVYDETRDFPFEHYERLVETGYTKLTVPKEFGGEGLSLYQMVMIQETLAQGDQAVTLGIGWHLGLMMDLGIKREWRDETLRQLFKDVVENGAIINRAATEPSTGSPSRGGKPQTTAKKTDSGWVLNGHKTFTTLAPLANPLIVNASIEGTDEVAGFLIYRGTEGVTIEPTWNTLSMRATRSDDLFLKDVFLPLDAKVDTVNRPASGPKPSPGWLLHIPACYLGIAQAAKRDVIAFTRTYQPNTLPHPISEVPQVREKVAEIELLILQARTMLYQTAELWDRYPEKRPELGPLLMAAKTTITNNAVKAVDLVMRIVGGQSLYESLPFERYYRDVRAGLHNPPSDDATMRVLAGQAYASN; from the coding sequence ATGGAAGCACCTTGCACAAGGGCTCGCTGATGAGTTCAAGGAAAAGGCAAAGGTCTATGACGAAACGCGTGATTTTCCATTTGAACACTATGAACGTCTTGTTGAGACGGGTTATACGAAATTAACCGTTCCTAAGGAATTTGGCGGGGAAGGGCTATCGCTTTATCAGATGGTCATGATACAGGAAACTCTTGCACAGGGTGATCAGGCTGTTACGCTCGGAATAGGCTGGCATCTTGGGCTTATGATGGATCTTGGAATCAAACGAGAGTGGAGAGATGAAACGCTTCGCCAGTTATTTAAGGATGTTGTGGAAAATGGCGCGATTATTAATCGTGCAGCGACTGAACCATCTACGGGAAGTCCATCACGAGGTGGAAAGCCGCAAACAACTGCCAAAAAGACGGATAGCGGTTGGGTTCTGAATGGTCATAAAACGTTTACAACACTCGCGCCGCTCGCCAACCCTTTAATTGTTAATGCCTCTATTGAAGGGACGGATGAAGTAGCTGGTTTCTTAATCTATAGAGGGACAGAAGGCGTAACGATTGAACCGACATGGAACACGCTCAGTATGCGAGCGACACGAAGCGATGATTTATTTCTAAAAGATGTGTTTTTACCTCTTGACGCCAAAGTGGATACGGTGAACCGTCCTGCAAGCGGTCCAAAGCCATCTCCAGGTTGGCTTTTACATATTCCGGCTTGTTATTTAGGAATTGCCCAAGCTGCCAAGCGGGATGTCATCGCCTTTACTCGTACTTATCAGCCCAATACATTGCCTCATCCAATCAGTGAGGTTCCGCAGGTTCGGGAAAAAGTAGCCGAAATTGAACTGCTTATTCTTCAAGCACGGACCATGCTTTATCAAACAGCAGAGCTATGGGACCGCTATCCTGAGAAACGTCCTGAATTAGGCCCGCTCCTAATGGCAGCCAAAACAACCATTACTAATAATGCTGTCAAAGCGGTCGATCTTGTCATGCGCATTGTCGGCGGACAAAGTCTGTATGAATCACTGCCATTTGAGCGCTATTACAGAGATGTGCGTGCTGGCCTTCACAATCCGCCAAGCGATGATGCAACCATGCGTGTGCTTGCTGGCCAAGCTTATGCCTCCAACTGA